One window from the genome of Pedobacter schmidteae encodes:
- a CDS encoding relaxase/mobilization nuclease domain-containing protein has protein sequence MMGKIPKSGKSFKGCVEYCMLKTDAVVLDATGLRTGEVKHTIADFNMQRKMRPSLGQAVGHIALNWSPEDSAKLTDELMVSIAKEYLKKMKISDTQVLMVRHHDTNHDHLHIVYNRVNNDGKTISDANQRWNNVKVSKALTLKYGFHIAKGKDRVNRQQLKGADKAKYQVHDQIKAILPKVKSMAELEKKLAMQGIKMLYKYKGGTQEVQGISFSKGEYQFKGSEIDRSLSYGKISKTISHRLQEQQEQQQKERTVAKSLADELREVIKQSSNETHYLKQERPTQYLEHKAKTDYLDTLGIDISDDVDDEAVYGGKRNRQQKGQTMSR, from the coding sequence ATGATGGGAAAGATACCTAAGTCCGGTAAAAGTTTTAAAGGATGCGTAGAATACTGTATGCTGAAAACAGATGCGGTAGTATTGGATGCTACAGGCTTGCGAACAGGCGAAGTCAAACATACCATAGCTGATTTTAACATGCAGCGGAAAATGCGACCATCTTTAGGTCAGGCCGTAGGTCACATTGCCTTAAACTGGAGTCCAGAGGACAGCGCAAAACTTACCGATGAACTGATGGTGAGCATTGCTAAAGAGTACTTGAAAAAAATGAAGATTTCCGATACGCAGGTACTCATGGTCAGACATCACGACACGAATCACGACCATTTACATATTGTTTACAACCGGGTAAATAATGATGGCAAAACAATAAGTGATGCTAACCAGCGATGGAATAATGTAAAAGTAAGCAAGGCATTAACCCTAAAATACGGATTCCATATCGCCAAAGGTAAAGACAGGGTAAACCGTCAGCAGCTTAAAGGAGCCGACAAAGCAAAATACCAAGTCCATGACCAGATCAAAGCCATACTCCCAAAAGTTAAGAGTATGGCTGAACTGGAAAAAAAACTGGCTATGCAGGGCATTAAAATGTTGTACAAGTACAAAGGCGGAACACAGGAGGTACAGGGTATCAGTTTCAGTAAAGGGGAATACCAGTTTAAAGGGTCGGAAATTGACCGTAGTTTAAGCTATGGAAAAATCAGTAAAACAATCTCTCACCGTTTACAAGAGCAGCAGGAACAGCAGCAAAAAGAAAGAACGGTGGCTAAAAGTTTGGCCGATGAACTTAGGGAGGTTATTAAACAATCCAGCAATGAAACCCATTATTTGAAGCAAGAACGCCCAACGCAATACTTAGAGCATAAAGCAAAGACAGATTATTTGGACACTTTGGGGATTGATATATCGGACGATGTCGATGATGAGGCCGTTTATGGCGGTAAACGGAATCGGCAACAGAAAGGCCAAACCATGAGCAGATAA
- a CDS encoding helix-turn-helix domain-containing protein, with amino-acid sequence MENTLTDIEQFVVDFVFKTRIEKKLTQEDLGFILGVSRTFINKIENPEHNAKYNLNHINKLADHWGISPQEFLPKRAFEVSQNRK; translated from the coding sequence ATGGAAAATACCTTAACGGATATAGAGCAGTTTGTCGTAGATTTTGTATTTAAAACTAGGATTGAAAAGAAACTTACGCAAGAGGATTTGGGCTTTATACTGGGGGTAAGTCGAACGTTTATAAATAAAATTGAGAACCCTGAGCATAATGCAAAATATAATCTGAATCATATTAATAAACTTGCAGATCACTGGGGTATATCGCCACAGGAATTTTTGCCAAAAAGGGCTTTTGAAGTTTCACAAAATCGAAAATAG
- a CDS encoding nucleotidyl transferase AbiEii/AbiGii toxin family protein, with product MLYKETVKPGTLDLIQKLMQDQHLNSFYLVGGTALSLRIGHRQSIDIDLFNSSDFDGDKLALHLQQTYDANVKRHKSNYVSGSIGEVDFDFISHRYPSIKPIETIEGIRIMSNADISAMKINAIVNSGQRIKDFIDIHYLLKEMSLDMIMHYYCSKYPNVDPNIAKSSLLYQKDIDFNVPVLLMDGKLKWQDVRLSISKAVQEYTSLQESRELYRKLQETKNDLGKDRGRGMSR from the coding sequence ATGTTATACAAAGAAACAGTTAAACCAGGGACACTGGATTTAATCCAAAAGCTGATGCAGGATCAGCATCTTAATTCATTTTACCTCGTAGGTGGCACCGCATTGTCTTTAAGGATCGGCCACAGGCAATCCATAGATATCGATCTGTTCAATTCCTCGGACTTTGACGGGGACAAACTAGCCCTGCACCTTCAGCAGACTTATGATGCCAATGTAAAACGCCATAAAAGCAATTATGTAAGCGGTAGTATCGGTGAGGTAGATTTTGATTTTATTTCACACAGGTATCCGTCTATAAAGCCAATTGAAACTATTGAGGGGATCAGGATCATGTCCAATGCGGATATTTCTGCTATGAAAATAAATGCGATTGTCAACAGCGGACAAAGAATTAAAGATTTTATAGATATACATTACCTGCTAAAAGAAATGTCATTAGACATGATCATGCACTACTATTGCAGCAAATATCCAAATGTTGACCCTAATATTGCGAAATCATCATTGCTGTACCAAAAAGATATTGATTTTAATGTCCCTGTGTTGCTGATGGACGGTAAGTTGAAATGGCAGGACGTGAGATTGAGCATTTCAAAAGCTGTTCAGGAATACACCAGCTTGCAAGAGAGCCGGGAATTATACCGGAAATTGCAGGAAACAAAAAACGATCTTGGTAAAGACCGTGGCCGAGGGATGAGCCGTTAA
- a CDS encoding DUF6922 domain-containing protein: protein MMIKEINKRVVVVHWKRFGGTEIDVFSSLKGFCDSYPVYNYHTLNNYLSKKKIPFENDEIKIERQPLIHQVKRPDLPKVLFWDFDYDKLDWNRSYKTIIERVLDKGSPSEWEEMIRFYGRENVIEALKNDITYLSDMTMDAVCKYFQLSKEKLKCYTKKQLNQGHWI, encoded by the coding sequence ATGATGATAAAAGAGATTAATAAACGGGTAGTTGTAGTACACTGGAAAAGATTTGGCGGAACAGAGATTGATGTTTTTTCAAGTCTTAAAGGATTTTGTGACAGCTACCCGGTTTATAATTATCATACTTTAAATAACTATCTATCTAAAAAGAAAATCCCGTTTGAAAATGACGAGATCAAAATTGAGCGGCAACCACTGATCCATCAGGTCAAAAGACCGGATTTGCCAAAGGTATTGTTCTGGGATTTTGATTACGATAAACTGGATTGGAACAGAAGTTATAAGACTATAATAGAAAGGGTTCTTGATAAAGGCAGCCCATCGGAATGGGAAGAAATGATCAGGTTTTACGGAAGGGAAAATGTAATTGAAGCCCTTAAAAATGACATCACCTATCTATCTGACATGACTATGGATGCCGTTTGTAAGTATTTCCAGTTGAGCAAAGAAAAGCTCAAATGTTATACAAAGAAACAGTTAAACCAGGGACACTGGATTTAA